CCGCTTCCTCGACCAGCTTCCGCCTGACGCCTATGACCTCATTCTCTTCGATTGCCCGCCTGCCATCGGCTACCAGTCCATGAACGCCGTCTTCGCCGCTGACATGCTCTACATCCCCTCCGGTCCCGGCTACTGGGAATATGACAGCACCACCTCCTTCATTGGCCAGCTCGCCGAGGCTCTGGAGGATCTCACCCGCTTCAACAACGGCCTTGTCCCCGCGGGGACAAAGGCCTTCGCCGATATCCGGTTCCTTCTCACCCGGTTCGAGCCCAACAACGATCTGCACCGCGCGATGCAGCAGGCCTTCGTTAAGGTCTTTGGCGACAGAGTGACCGAGCACCCGATCGAAATGACCCGCGCGGTGGAGCAATCCGGCCGCTTCCTGTCGTCGATCTACGAGATCGATTACCGCGATATGACGCGGGAAACCTGGCGCCGCGCGCGTGCGTCCTTCGATCAGGCCTATGAGGAATTCAAAACCCATGTCGCAGACGCATGGGACCAGCTAGAGGAGGCCGCATGAGCAAGCGCCGCATCTTCGACATCGATTTCGACATCTCATCCGAGGACAGCCCGCAAGGGCTGGACGAGGGCCAGGCAGAACCGCGCCGCGGCCCCATGGCCACCGCCATCTCCGAAAACGCCGAGGCCCTCACCGAACGCGCCACAGCCGAGGCCGCGATCCGCGCCGAAAACGACCGCCTCGCCCATGAATATGTGGCTCTGAAAAGGGACGGTCTGATCCAGGGCCGCATCCCTATCGACCGCATCAAGGCCGAGAAACTGACCCGTGACCGCTCCACCACGCGCGACCCGGAGCTTGACGAACTCATCGCTTCCATCCGGGCTGTGGGCCTGTCCAACCCCATCCATGTGGAAGAGACAGAAACCGGCTATGAGCTGATCCAGGGCTTCCGCCGCCTCAGCGCCTACCGTGCGCTGCATGCTGAAACAGGCGCCACCGCCTATGCCACCATCCCCGCCACGCTCCAGGCCAAGGGCGCGGCCCGTGATCAGCTCTACCGCCGCATGGTCGACGAAAACCTCGTGCGCAAGGACATCTCCTTTGCCGAGATGGCCCAGCTCGCCATGTCCTATGCCAAGGAAACAGCCACCGTGATCGGTGAGGTGCCCGATGCCGTCGACCTTCTTTTTGCCTCCACTGGCCGTCAGAAACGCAGCTATATCCGTCATTTCTGTCACCTGATCCGCATCCTCGGCCCCGCGCTGAAATACCCCGAGGTGATCCCCCGCGCGACCGGTCTGGCCCTTCTCAAGCGCCTCGATTCCGACCCGCGCCTCGCCGGTCAGATCAAGTCTGTCCTGCAAAGCCGTCCCGACCGGGACGAGGCCGGCGAACTGGCCGTTCTGCGCGCCGCGGCAGAGGCGCCCCGCGGGGCGGCCAAGACCCCAGCCCGCCCGCAGCCCAAAAGCACCGCGAAAACCACGATCAAGCTCAACCGCCCCGAAGGTGTGGCCAAGTGCACCGCCGCCAATGGCCGGTTCGAACTGCAACTGGATCAGGATTTCAGCGCCATCGACCGGCGGCGGCTCGAAGCGGCAGTGCGGTCCTTCCTCGATCAGCTCAAGGGCTGATCGGCCAAAAACCCCTGTATCAGAGCCGCAACGCGATCCGGTGCCTCTTCATGTGCGAGGTGGCCCAGATCCGGCAGCGTCACCGTCCGGCAATCCGGCATCCGCGCGGCAGCGCGGGCCGGGCTTGCCGGCGGCACTGTGCGGTCCCGCGCGCCTGTCAGAAAGAGGGCTGGCATGGCCAGCTTAGGCAACTCCTGCCTCAGATGATTGAGAGACCAACTGGCCATCATCAAAAGCGTGCCATCGACATGGTCGCGATCTCTGATCAACCGACGATAAAGCTGGAGGCCAATAGGGTCTAAATCAGACCCTGTAGAACGGATCAGAGCCGCGACGCGCTCCGGGCTGTCCGATGTGCGGGACACCATCTCTGCCGTGAACGGCGTCAGCGCGAGCATCTTTGCCATCGCCGGGAACATAACGCTCGCCATACCTTTGAAATTCTCCAAGGCAGGGTTGATGCCAATAACGCGCGGCGCCTGTCCCCGCGGGGACACCAGCCGGTGCGTGAGGTTCAGCGCCACAGCACCCCCTGCCGAGTGTCCGATGATTGCCGCCGGCTGCCAGCCTTCCTGCGCGCAGAGATTTGCGATGTCCTCGGTCGTGGCATGCAGCCCGCTGCGGTGTCTTGCGCCCAGTTGGGTCAGGCCCTGTCCGGGCAGGTCCAGCGATATAACGCGATGGCTCTGCGCGAGGATTGGCGCCAATCCACGAAACGAATGCACGCTGCACCCCGTTCCGTGCAGCAGAAGCAGCGTTTCGCCTTGTCCCATCTCCTGCACATGCCAGCGATGGGGGCGGCAGAGGATCTGCCGGGAATGCTCAAGGAGGGGCCAATCGGCGGGCGGGGGCCAGCGCATGGCTCACGCCTCGCTCAGCGCGCCGGTGACGGCGGCAGAGACCCGGGCCGCATCTGCGCGCGGCAGCGGCAGATAGGGCGCGCCCAGGGTGGCTGCGAGGCTTTTGAGCGCGGGTTGGGGCCGGTTCGACATGTCGATCATCAGCCCGGGAACGGATTGCAGGCGCAGGGCGGTGGCCAGCGTTTCGCTGTCCTGCGCCGCGCGCTGTCGGTCGGGCGTGCCGTCCAGCGCGATATTCGCGCGCCCGTCCGTCATCAGCACTACCGTGGGGGTCAGGCCCTTCGAGCGGCTAAGCAGGGACAATTCGGCGGCGGCCTTGAGGCCCGCGGCCAGGGGTGTGCCGCCGCCGCCAGGCAGGGCGGCCAGACGGCGTTTGGTTTGCACGAGGCTGCGGGTCGGGGGAAGGAGGAGGTCTGCCTCCTCACCCCGGAACGCGATCAGGGCGACGTGGTCGCGGCGTGCATAGGCTTCGCCGAGTAGGAGTTCGACGGCGCCTTTGGCCTCACCCAAACGCGACACGGCGGCGGAGCCGGAGGCGTCAACGGTGAAAATCAGCAGACGGTCGGAGGTCTCCTCGAACCGGCGCAGCCGGATGTCGCTGGAGCGGATGAGCAGACCGGGCGCGTCGGGTTGCGTACGACGGCGGAGAGGTTGCCAGGGGGCGGCGGCGCGCAGGGTGGCCACGAGGTCGATCCGCGCGCGTCCATCGAGCCGTCCGGAGCGCGAGGGCAGGGGGCGTCCACGCCGGTTGCCTTTGCGCTTTTGTCCGGCGCCCGAGCCGCCCGATCGCCGCCCTGTCCCCGCGGGGACAAGCCCGTCCAGAAGGCCCGGCGGCAAGAGCGCCTTGACCGCTTCGACCATCATCTCGGCGGGGATCGCTTCGCCTGTTGTGCCGTCGTTGCCCGCATCGTCGGGCACGGATTGATCCTGCAGCGGGGCAGGGAGGTCCTCTGCTGCATCTTCGGGAATGCGGGTGGCGCGGGAGGGGTAGACCAAGGTGGCTGCTGTGGTGAGGTCATCATCGGTGACCTTTGTCCTGCCATTCATAGCGGCGTGCGCGCGGGCGCAGGAGAGGGCGAGAAGCGGTGCGCGGAGGCTGTCGATTCCGAAACGGGCCGCAAGAGAGACTAGGATTTCGGGGGACTTGTACGGGATTTTGACATCTGTCCCCGCGGGGACAGGTGGGGGTGTCCCCGCGGGGACAGTCATGTCGGCGATGCGCAGACCGTCGAGATCCACATGGAAGGCGAGACGATCCGTCAGGGCTTTGGGGGCACGCTCATCGGGTTCGGCGCCTTCGTCGAGGAGGATCAGGGCGCTGCCGATTGCGGCGTCGAGATGTTGGGCGAGTTTGGCGGCGAGATCGGTGGGGATCCGTTCGGCCATGGTGGCCAAGATGATGCGGGGATGGCTGAAAAGTCCATCATTTTCAATCACTTGAGAGGCTGCGAGCGTAGCGGAGATGTTGATGCCGCCGAAAAGCTGGTCGTCGCTGATCGTGGGGTGGATCTTGCGGATGGGCAAGGGCAGGCGGGGCAGGGCGGAGAGGAGCGCATCGCGGGCCGGGCCGGTGCGGGCGCGGATGACCATGCCGCCGAGGCCGCCGGGGTCTTGTGCGAGACACGCCAAAGCGGTCCAGATCAGGGCCGCTCCTTCGCCCTTGCGGGCGGCGTCGCGGGCGGGGGCGCTCACCCCAGAACGCTTTCGACGGTGCGGGTGACGCGGGTGCCCGAGCCTGCTTCGTCGAGGGGGTCGCGGCGGAGGCGGTGGGAGAGGGCCATGGGGGCCACGCTGCGTAGATGTTTGCGGGTGACGGTTTTGCGACCCTCCCAAGCGGCCAGCGCGCGGGCGGTGCGCAGGAGCGTGAGCTCGCCGCGTAGGCCGTCGGAGCCGAGGGCGACGCAAAGCTCGGCGCAGTCGCGGAGGATGGTTTTTGGGGTTCTGACCTCTGTCAGGGCCTGACGGGCGGCGAGGATGCGGTCGCGGGTCTTGGCGTCTTCGGCCTGCCAGCGGGTCAGGAAGGCGTCGCGGGTGTTCTCGTAGCTGTCGCGGCGGCGGATCACCTCTATGCGCTGGCCGATATCGGTAGGCGAGCGGACCTCGACGGAGAGGCCGAACCGGTCCAGCAATTGAGGGCGCAGTTCGCCCTCTTCGGGATTGCCGGAGCCGACGAGTACGAAGCGGGCGGGGTGGCGGATGGAGAGGCCTTCGCGCTCCACCACATTCTCGCCGGATTGGGCCACGTCGAGGAGGAGGTCGACGATGTGATCCTCAAGCAGGTTGACCTCGTCGATATAGAGATAGCCGCGATTGGCGCGGGCCAGGAGGCCCGGTTCGAACGCCTTCTCGCCCCGGGTGAGGGCGCGTTCGATATCGAGGGCGCCAACGACGCGGTCCTCGGTGGCGCCCAGAGGCAGGTCTATGACCGGGGTGGGGCGTGAAACCACCTGTTTAGAGCCTATTTCGGCCCAATCGGGGCAATCTTCGACGCGGGCGGAGTTCACTGGGCAGCCTTCGACCTGTTCGATGGGGGGCAGGAGCGCGGCGAGGGCGCGGACGGCGGTGGATTTGCCTGTGCCGCGGTCGCCGAAGACCAGCACGCCGCCGATGCCGGGGTCGATGGCGGTGAGCACCATGGCGCGTTTCATATCGGTTTGGCCGACGATGGCCGAAAAGGGGAAGGGCGCGGTCATTGAGGTCTTTCCAAATGTCTAAGCGGGCTTTTTCCGCCCCATGTGCCCATGTCGCCGGTCACGGCGAAGCGGGCGTAAAGCTCTTCCCGGAACCAGCCTTCTTCTCGCACGGCCTGGATGGCACGGGCATGGGGTCCGGCAGGATCACGGGCGAAATCGGCCATCTGCCGGGCGCCGGGCCAGATGGAGAAGGTGACTTGATGCAGGAGAGGGACCTCTCCGATCCCGATCTTGAAAATCACGTTGGGATCGGCTCCGATTACCGCGGAAATGTCGGGGACCTGCCCCCAGAACTTCCATGCAACCCGGGGTTTGACCGTGGCGCGGGTGAGGGCGGCGAGGGGGCCTTTCGGCTCGTCTTCGCTCACCTCGAAGGGCGCGACACCGGACCATTCCCCGCGTGCGGAGGTGGGGGTGAGGAAGACGGTCCAGTCTTCCTCCGCCCGGTGGCGGTAGCGGTTCCAGATGCGGGTGTCGGAGACCCGGGCGCGGGCTGTCGCGAGGTCTGGCCAGGTGGCCAGAATCGCATAAACGCCCGTGTTTGGCACGGGTGTGAAGCCTTCGCCGGTGCCCGATCCGCAGAGTTTCCAGAAGCCGATATCGGGCACGCGGGGCAGCGAAAAGCGGGCCGCGCCCATCATTCCAAGCGCCCAGGCCCGCGCCAGCGGCGCGCCAAAGCGGAAGAAGCTGAGCGAGACGGTTTGCATGAGGCGTGGCTTCGGCAGTGGCTTGGGTGTCAACCTAAGCTGACAGAATTATCCTTGCAGGAAAACGAAGCTAAAGGCAATTGTAAATCAAACTAGACAGTCGTATCGTCATCCTATCATGACTCGCGTTGATCCGATCTCCCCGCCTCAGACCGGTTCCGTGCCGGATGCCCGTCCACATGCCATTGTCGTTGGCGCCGGTCTGGGTGGCCTTGCCGCCGCGATGCGGCTGGGGGCCAAGGGATATCGGGTGACGGTGATCGACAAGCTGGACGTGCCGGGCGGGCGGGGGAGCTGCATCCGCCAGGACGGCCACCGCTTCGATCTGGGGCCGACCATCGTGACGGTGCCGCAGCTTTACCGGGAGCTTTGGGCGGCCTGCGGACGGGATTTCGATCAGGATGTGACGCTGAAATCGCTCGATCCCTTCTATGAGATTCGCTGGCCGGATGGGACAAAGTTCGTGGCCCAGCACGACAGCGAAAAGATGCGCGAAGAGGTCGCTAAGATTAGCCCGGAGGATGTGAAAGGGTTTGATCGCTTCCTCAGGGACAGCGAGGCGCGGTATTGGTTCGGGTTCGAGGATTTGGGCCGGCGCCCGATGAACGAGCTTTGGGAGCTGATCAAGGTGCTGCCCCGCTTTGCGATGCTGAGGGCGGACCGATCGGTTTATGCCCATGCTGCAAGGCGGTTCAGGGATGACAAGTTGAGGATGGCGTTTAGCTTCCATCCTCTCTTTATCGGGGGCGATCCGCTGCATGTGACGTCGATGTATATCCTTGTCAGCTATCTCGAAAAGCAGTTCGGTGTGCATTACGCGATGGGCGGGCTTGCGGGGATGGCGCAGGCGATGGGCCGGGTGATCGAGGATCAGGGCGGATCGCTTTTGATGCAGACGGAGGTGGACCGGGTGTTGATCCGGCAGGGCCGAGCGGCGGGCGTGAGGCTGGCGAGCGGGCTGGAGATGGGCGCGGATGTGGTCGTGTCGAACGCGGATGCGGGGCATACTTATGACCAGCTGATGAAGGATGCACCCAAGAGGCGCTGGACGCCCGGGAGGCTGAAGCGCACGAGGTGGTCGATGAGCCTGTTTGTCTGGTATTTCGGGACCAAGGGGACCCGAGGCAAATGGCAGGATGTGGGTCATCACACGATCCTGAACGGGCCAAGATATCAGGGTCTGCTCAAGGATATTTTCATGAAAGGCAAGCTGGCGGAGGATTTCAGCCTTTATGTGCATCGCCCGTCGGTGACGGATCCGAGCGTGGCGCCGGAGGGGGACGATACGTTCTATGTTCTCAGCCCGGTGCCGCATCTGGGGCATGACAATGGTGTGGACTGGAGTGAGGAGGCCGAACGCTACAAGGCCCGCGTGCTGAAGGTGCTGGAAGAGCAGATGACGCCGGGGCTGGGAGAGGCGATCAGCACGGAGGTCGTGTTCACGCCGGAGACGTTCAGAGACAGGTATCTCAGCCCGTTCGGAGCCGCGTTCTCCATCGAGCCGCGCATTCTGCAAAGCGCGTGGTTCCGGCCGCATAACGTGAGCGAGGAGGTGCCGGGGCTTTATCTGGTGGGCGCGGGCACGCATCCGGGTGCCGGGGTGCCGGGCGTGATCTCGACGGCGGAAGTGCTGGGCAAGCTGGTGCCCGACGCGGTGCGGGCATGATCGCGCCGGCGGATATGGAGGCATGCCGGGAGGCGATCCGCCACGGGTCGCTGTCATTTTACGCAGCGTCGAAGTTGCTGCCGGCAAGGGTGAGGGACCCGGCGCTGGCGCTTTATGCGTTTTGCCGGTTGGCGGACGATGCGGTGGATCTGCAGGTGCAGAAGGCCGAAGCGGTGCTGCGTCTGCGCGACCGGCTGGATCTGGTCTATGCCGGACGGCCGCGGGATGCGGCAGCGGACCGGGCCTTTGCCGCGGTGGTCGAGCACTTCGAGATGCCCCGCGCCTTGCCGGATGCCCTGCTGGAGGGGCTGGCCTGGGATGCGGAAGAGAGACGCTATGCAACGCTTTCGGATCTGCATGGTTATTCAGCACGCGTGGCCTCCGCCGTGGGCGTGATGATGTGCGTTCTGATGGGTGTGAGGGACCGGAACGCGCTGGCGCGGGCCTGTGATCTGGGCGTGGCGATGCAGCTTACCAACATCGCCCGCGACGTGGGCGAGGACGCGATGGAGGGGCGGCTTTACCTGCCGACGGACTGGCTGCAAGAGATCGGGCTGGAACCGCAGGCGTTTCTTGCCGATCCGCGCCCGACCAAGGCGGTGCGCGCGCTGGTCAAGCGGCTCGTGATGCAGTCCAACAGGCTCTACTACAGGTCGGAGGCGGGGATTGGTGCGTTGCCGGTGACGGCAAGGCCGGGGATCTTTGCGGCAAGATTGATCTACGCCGGGATCGGAGGACAGCTCACCGCGATGGGCTATGACAGTCTGAGTGCGCGGGCACGGACGTCGAAGCTGCAGAAGATCGGGTGGCTGGGGCAATCGATGCTGCGAACTGGAGTGACATTGGTCATGCCACGCTCGGCCGTGGTCTATGCGGAGCCCTTGCCGGAGGTGGCGTTCCTGGTTGATGCGGCGGGTGCGGCGGAACGGGCGAGCCGCAGCGATGCGCTCATTGACGTGCTGAATACGCTGGAGCGGCGCAGCCGGGCGCAACGCGCGGCCTTGATCAGCGACGGGGCGCAGTTAAGCTAGCGTTATGGACTGGCTCTACTTCTGCATCTTTTTCGCGGCCTGCCTTGGCGCAGGGGTCACGGGCGGGTTGTTTCCCCCGGGGGAGTGGTATCGCCAGCTGACCAAGCCTGTCTGGACACCCCCCGATTGGGTGTTTCCGGTGACCTGGATGGTGCTTTACGTCTGCATTGCGCTGGCGGCGACCCGCGTGGCCAGCCTGCCGGACAACGGGCTGGCCTTGGCCTTCTGGTCGCTACAGATCGCGTTCAACGGGCTATGGACGCCAGTATTTTTCGGTCTGAGGAAGATCCGGCTTGGCATGGCGGTTGTGGCGGCGCTCTGGCTCGCGGTGCTGAGTGGGATGATCGCGCTCTGGCAGGTGGATTGGGTCGCGGGCGCGCTGTTCGTGCCGTATCTGATTTGGGTGACGATCGCCTCAGCGCTGAATGCAGCGGTTTGGAGGCTGAATCCGGGCGAGGCGCAAGCGGCGTGACCTGCGTTTGGATCAGGATATCGCGGGCGATATCCTGACGCCTCCGGCGGCCGTATTTTTATCGAGAAGAAGCAGGGGATACGCTTTGTCGGTAACCGCGCGTTAAGGTTAATCGTTTTTATTGGAGAAGCGGTACAGGCTGCCGAGCCGATGACCGCTCGAGGAGAAGCCCCGTGTCCCGGTTGAGTGCCGTCTAACGAGATCAACTTCGGATGCGGGGTGGACCCCTTCTACGCTTTTGCGGCGTGCTCCCGACCCGTCGATCCCGCATTAACTCTAATCGGCATTAACGTTAATGCTCGTGAAGGTTAACTCTATCAGAACTCGGACAAATGTTGACCCAAACGCGCTTTCCAAAAGATCCGCGGTGTTTGGCAGAGAACAGGTCCCCTGCTTCTTCTCGATAAAAATACGGAAAATCCCGCCGCTTGCCGTCCGCGCCCCGTCAGCCTGGTGCGAATGTCCAGCCTCGCCGTCTTGGCACACGCACCGCCAGCATCGGTTTCAGAAGCGGGTTGCGGAAGCGGCGCAGATCGAGCGCCTCGTGCACGCCCACCGTCTCCACTCCGCCAAGCTGTGTGCGCACCGCTGCACGGGTGTAAAAGGGCGCATCGAGCATCGGCTTGACCTGCCGCGGACGATAGCCGGCATCTGCCCGCGTCTCCCGCGCCACCGCCCACAGGCTGCGGGCCATCCGTGCTTTGGGCGGCAGGGCAATCACGCTGGCATTGCCGTCCTCATCAAAGGAAAATCCCGCTGCCAGCGTGCTGCCATCCAACCGTTCCGCGTCATAAAAACAGGCCGCACCGTCCGGCGTCGGAAAGCGCCCCCATGTCCAGTAGGAGAAATCCTCCTCCAGCGCTCGTGTGCCGAAATTGGCATCAAAATAGCCGTGCCCCCGCCAGTTCCAGCCTGGGCGGTCGATCTCGACTTCAATGCGTGCAACCGGCGCGAAAGGGCGCCATATGTGGCTCTGATCTGCCTTGAGTGGCAATTCAACGGAGGTCACGGCGGTTGGGATTACCCGGACCTGCCCGCGGATCCGGCTGATCAGCGGTGGAGAGGAGACCTCATCGATATCCACGATCAGACGGTCGCCCTCCCAGCGCATCATCGACGGGCCGACCTCCAGCCGGGAGGCGGTCTGACGTAAGGCCGAGGTCCCCCGGTCGGTCATGGTAAACCGCCCGCCGCGTCCATAGGTGGCCACGTTGATGCAGACGTGGTTCTGCGGGCATTTCCGTCCCGACCAGCGATACCAGGGTGAAAAGACCGACCCGATGAACCCGATAATCGAGATCGCGCGCGCCCCGTCGTCGCTTATCCCGTCGACATACCACCAGGCATAGCCATTGGGGCCGACATCGACGTTGAAGTTAGGTCGCTCAAGATCGCCGCGGCCGCGTGCGAGGCGGAGCGTGTCGCCATCGGCACGCCCGCCCCCGGATGGGTCCCGCCCCCGGCCAGATAAAGCCCCGGCACCGTCGTGCGCGCCGTCGGGCGCTGGAAGGCGGCGGTCAGGCCATGCGGGCTCTGCCCGTAAAGCGACCCCAGGCTTTCGGGAAAGAGCCGGTTGAACATCTGCGGCGTCGTGAGGCTCTCCACCCCCGGTGTCGGGCTGAAATGCGTCCCGTGCTGCGCCATCTTCTGCATGATCATCGCGTGCCATTCCAGCACCTCCGTGTCATCTGCATCGGCCTCCGCGCGCGCCATAGGGGGCGCATTGGCAATGATTTCGAACCGTTCAAGCGCTGGCGGGGCATGACCTTGGCCCCTGTCTTCGGCGCAGAGATAAAGCGTGGGGTCGCGGGGCAGGCG
The nucleotide sequence above comes from Thalassococcus sp. S3. Encoded proteins:
- the crtB gene encoding 15-cis-phytoene synthase; translation: MIAPADMEACREAIRHGSLSFYAASKLLPARVRDPALALYAFCRLADDAVDLQVQKAEAVLRLRDRLDLVYAGRPRDAAADRAFAAVVEHFEMPRALPDALLEGLAWDAEERRYATLSDLHGYSARVASAVGVMMCVLMGVRDRNALARACDLGVAMQLTNIARDVGEDAMEGRLYLPTDWLQEIGLEPQAFLADPRPTKAVRALVKRLVMQSNRLYYRSEAGIGALPVTARPGIFAARLIYAGIGGQLTAMGYDSLSARARTSKLQKIGWLGQSMLRTGVTLVMPRSAVVYAEPLPEVAFLVDAAGAAERASRSDALIDVLNTLERRSRAQRAALISDGAQLS
- a CDS encoding phytoene desaturase; protein product: MMTRVDPISPPQTGSVPDARPHAIVVGAGLGGLAAAMRLGAKGYRVTVIDKLDVPGGRGSCIRQDGHRFDLGPTIVTVPQLYRELWAACGRDFDQDVTLKSLDPFYEIRWPDGTKFVAQHDSEKMREEVAKISPEDVKGFDRFLRDSEARYWFGFEDLGRRPMNELWELIKVLPRFAMLRADRSVYAHAARRFRDDKLRMAFSFHPLFIGGDPLHVTSMYILVSYLEKQFGVHYAMGGLAGMAQAMGRVIEDQGGSLLMQTEVDRVLIRQGRAAGVRLASGLEMGADVVVSNADAGHTYDQLMKDAPKRRWTPGRLKRTRWSMSLFVWYFGTKGTRGKWQDVGHHTILNGPRYQGLLKDIFMKGKLAEDFSLYVHRPSVTDPSVAPEGDDTFYVLSPVPHLGHDNGVDWSEEAERYKARVLKVLEEQMTPGLGEAISTEVVFTPETFRDRYLSPFGAAFSIEPRILQSAWFRPHNVSEEVPGLYLVGAGTHPGAGVPGVISTAEVLGKLVPDAVRA
- a CDS encoding ParB N-terminal domain-containing protein, with translation MSKRRIFDIDFDISSEDSPQGLDEGQAEPRRGPMATAISENAEALTERATAEAAIRAENDRLAHEYVALKRDGLIQGRIPIDRIKAEKLTRDRSTTRDPELDELIASIRAVGLSNPIHVEETETGYELIQGFRRLSAYRALHAETGATAYATIPATLQAKGAARDQLYRRMVDENLVRKDISFAEMAQLAMSYAKETATVIGEVPDAVDLLFASTGRQKRSYIRHFCHLIRILGPALKYPEVIPRATGLALLKRLDSDPRLAGQIKSVLQSRPDRDEAGELAVLRAAAEAPRGAAKTPARPQPKSTAKTTIKLNRPEGVAKCTAANGRFELQLDQDFSAIDRRRLEAAVRSFLDQLKG
- a CDS encoding TspO/MBR family protein — translated: MDWLYFCIFFAACLGAGVTGGLFPPGEWYRQLTKPVWTPPDWVFPVTWMVLYVCIALAATRVASLPDNGLALAFWSLQIAFNGLWTPVFFGLRKIRLGMAVVAALWLAVLSGMIALWQVDWVAGALFVPYLIWVTIASALNAAVWRLNPGEAQAA
- the bchO gene encoding alpha/beta fold hydrolase BchO; translated protein: MRWPPPADWPLLEHSRQILCRPHRWHVQEMGQGETLLLLHGTGCSVHSFRGLAPILAQSHRVISLDLPGQGLTQLGARHRSGLHATTEDIANLCAQEGWQPAAIIGHSAGGAVALNLTHRLVSPRGQAPRVIGINPALENFKGMASVMFPAMAKMLALTPFTAEMVSRTSDSPERVAALIRSTGSDLDPIGLQLYRRLIRDRDHVDGTLLMMASWSLNHLRQELPKLAMPALFLTGARDRTVPPASPARAAARMPDCRTVTLPDLGHLAHEEAPDRVAALIQGFLADQPLS
- a CDS encoding magnesium chelatase subunit D, with product MSAPARDAARKGEGAALIWTALACLAQDPGGLGGMVIRARTGPARDALLSALPRLPLPIRKIHPTISDDQLFGGINISATLAASQVIENDGLFSHPRIILATMAERIPTDLAAKLAQHLDAAIGSALILLDEGAEPDERAPKALTDRLAFHVDLDGLRIADMTVPAGTPPPVPAGTDVKIPYKSPEILVSLAARFGIDSLRAPLLALSCARAHAAMNGRTKVTDDDLTTAATLVYPSRATRIPEDAAEDLPAPLQDQSVPDDAGNDGTTGEAIPAEMMVEAVKALLPPGLLDGLVPAGTGRRSGGSGAGQKRKGNRRGRPLPSRSGRLDGRARIDLVATLRAAAPWQPLRRRTQPDAPGLLIRSSDIRLRRFEETSDRLLIFTVDASGSAAVSRLGEAKGAVELLLGEAYARRDHVALIAFRGEEADLLLPPTRSLVQTKRRLAALPGGGGTPLAAGLKAAAELSLLSRSKGLTPTVVLMTDGRANIALDGTPDRQRAAQDSETLATALRLQSVPGLMIDMSNRPQPALKSLAATLGAPYLPLPRADAARVSAAVTGALSEA
- the crtA gene encoding spheroidene monooxygenase — protein: MQTVSLSFFRFGAPLARAWALGMMGAARFSLPRVPDIGFWKLCGSGTGEGFTPVPNTGVYAILATWPDLATARARVSDTRIWNRYRHRAEEDWTVFLTPTSARGEWSGVAPFEVSEDEPKGPLAALTRATVKPRVAWKFWGQVPDISAVIGADPNVIFKIGIGEVPLLHQVTFSIWPGARQMADFARDPAGPHARAIQAVREEGWFREELYARFAVTGDMGTWGGKSPLRHLERPQ
- the crtC gene encoding carotenoid 1,2-hydratase, giving the protein MSDDGARAISIIGFIGSVFSPWYRWSGRKCPQNHVCINVATYGRGGRFTMTDRGTSALRQTASRLEVGPSMMRWEGDRLIVDIDEVSSPPLISRIRGQVRVIPTAVTSVELPLKADQSHIWRPFAPVARIEVEIDRPGWNWRGHGYFDANFGTRALEEDFSYWTWGRFPTPDGAACFYDAERLDGSTLAAGFSFDEDGNASVIALPPKARMARSLWAVARETRADAGYRPRQVKPMLDAPFYTRAAVRTQLGGVETVGVHEALDLRRFRNPLLKPMLAVRVPRRRGWTFAPG
- the bchI gene encoding magnesium chelatase ATPase subunit I, coding for MTAPFPFSAIVGQTDMKRAMVLTAIDPGIGGVLVFGDRGTGKSTAVRALAALLPPIEQVEGCPVNSARVEDCPDWAEIGSKQVVSRPTPVIDLPLGATEDRVVGALDIERALTRGEKAFEPGLLARANRGYLYIDEVNLLEDHIVDLLLDVAQSGENVVEREGLSIRHPARFVLVGSGNPEEGELRPQLLDRFGLSVEVRSPTDIGQRIEVIRRRDSYENTRDAFLTRWQAEDAKTRDRILAARQALTEVRTPKTILRDCAELCVALGSDGLRGELTLLRTARALAAWEGRKTVTRKHLRSVAPMALSHRLRRDPLDEAGSGTRVTRTVESVLG